A genomic region of Arachis hypogaea cultivar Tifrunner chromosome 5, arahy.Tifrunner.gnm2.J5K5, whole genome shotgun sequence contains the following coding sequences:
- the LOC112801461 gene encoding brassinosteroid-responsive RING protein 1: MGFPVGYTELLLPKLFLQILSLLSFLRKLISALFHYLGLQHFLEPDTINHHPLHPQFQSVSALLIREILPVVRFQEVADPAEESCAVCLYEFQGDDEIRRLRNCRHIFHRRCLDRWMGYEQRTCPLCRTPLIPYDMQACFNQSLWDASAIPEFS, from the coding sequence ATGGGATTTCCGGTGGGATACACAGAGCTTCTCTTACCCAAGCTCTTCCTCCAAATACTCTCCCTCCTCTCTTTCCTCAGAAAACTCATCTCCGCTCTCTTCCACTACCTCGGCCTCCAACACTTCTTGGAACCCGACACCATCAACCACCACCCTCTCCACCCCCAATTCCAGTCCGTCTCCGCACTCCTCATCAGGGAAATCCTGCCGGTGGTCAGGTTTCAGGAGGTGGCGGACCCGGCGGAGGAGAGCTGCGCGGTGTGCTTGTATGAGTTCCAAGGGGACGACGAGATCCGACGCCTCAGAAACTGCCGGCACATATTCCACCGGAGATGCCTTGACCGTTGGATGGGGTACGAACAGAGGACGTGCCCGTTGTGCCGGACGCCGCTCATACCGTACGATATGCAAGCTTGCTTCAATCAGAGCCTCTGGGATGCTTCTGCCATCCCTGAATTCTCCTag
- the LOC112801462 gene encoding uncharacterized protein, with amino-acid sequence MGSQQKLEKMQLRQNYRNFWHTDLMSTIQADAPYCCFALWCAPCVSYLLRKRALYNDMSRYTCCAGYMPCSGRCGESRCPEFCLCTEVFLCFGNSVASTRFLLQDEFNIQTTQCDNCIIGFMFCLQQIACIFSIVALIVGSDEINEASQLLSCLAEYVYCTVCACMQTQHKIEMDKRDGKFGPQPAMAVPPAQQMSRIEQQVPPSVGYAPQQPYGYPQPGYPATTYPPPPQAYPPAPQAYPPPGYPR; translated from the exons ATGGGTTCTCAACAGAAACTTGAGAAGATGCAGCTCCGCCAGAATTACCGCAATTTCTGGCACACCGATCTCATGTCCACCATTCAGGCCGATGCCCCTT ATTGCTGCTTCGCTCTCTGGTG TGCTCCATGCGTATCATATCTGCTCCGCAAAAGAGCTCTTTACAATGATATGTCAAG ATACACATGTTGTGCTGGTTACATGCCCTGCAGTGGTCGGTGTGGAGAAAGCCGATGCCCTGAATTCTGCCTTTGTACAGAG GTTTTCCTCTGCTTTGGCAACTCGGTGGCCTCTACTCGATTTTTGTTGCAAGATGAATTTAATATTCAAACTACACAATGTGATAATTGCATTATT GGCTTTATGTTTTGCCTTCAGCAAATTGCATGCATATTTTCTATTGTTGCCTTAATCGTGGGAAGTGATGAAATTAATGAGGCTTCTCAGTTGCTATCTTGTTTAGCTGAATATGTGTACTGCAC ggTGTGTGCTTGCATGCAG ACTCAGCACAAGATTGAAATGGATAAGCGTGATGGCAAGTTTGGACCCCAACCCGCGATGGCTGTTCCCCCGGCTCAGCAGATGTCACGCATTGAGCAGCAAGTCCCTCCTTCTGTTGGTTATGCACCACAACAACCCTATGGTTATCCACAACCTGGCTACCCTGCAACAACCTATCCTCCACCTCCACAAGCATATCCTCCTGCTCCACAAGCATATCCTCCTCCTGGTTATCCTAGGTGA